The following proteins are co-located in the Microvirga ossetica genome:
- the ilvD gene encoding dihydroxy-acid dehydratase, with protein sequence MPAYRSRTTTHGRNMAGARGLWRATGMKDSDFGKPIIAVVNSFTQFVPGHVHLKDLGQLVAREIEKAGGVAKEFNTIAVDDGIAMGHDGMLYSLPSRELIADSVEYMVNAHCADAMVCISNCDKITPGMLMAAMRLNIPVVFVSGGPMEAGKVVLNGVTKKLDLVDAMVAAADDKIADEDIKVIERSACPTCGSCSGMFTANSMNCLTEALGLSLPGNGSTLATHADRRRLFVEAGHLIVDLARRYYEQDDANALPRSIASFAAFENAMTLDIAMGGSSNTVLHLLAAAHEAEVPFTMEDIDRLSRRVPVLCKVAPAVANVHMEDVHRAGGIMGILGELDRAGLLDTSVPTVHAETMKTALDRWDVRRTNSHAVHDFFRAAPGGVPTQVAFSQASRYDSVDTDRAAGTIRDAEHAFSKDGGLAVLSGNLALDGCIVKTAGVDESILVFSGPAVVFESQDDAVSGILNGKVKAGDVVVIRYEGPRGGPGMQEMLYPTSYLKSKGLGKACALITDGRFSGGTSGLSIGHASPEAAEGGTIGLVQDGDRIEIDIPNRSIHLAVADAELERRRTEQQAKGWQPAAPRKRKVSAALKAYAMLATSAAKGAVRQI encoded by the coding sequence ATGCCAGCCTACCGTTCTCGCACCACCACCCATGGCCGCAACATGGCCGGGGCCCGCGGCCTCTGGCGGGCCACGGGCATGAAGGATTCCGATTTCGGCAAGCCGATCATCGCGGTGGTGAACTCCTTCACCCAGTTCGTGCCGGGCCATGTCCACCTCAAGGATCTGGGCCAGCTGGTGGCGCGGGAGATCGAGAAGGCCGGCGGCGTCGCCAAGGAATTCAACACCATCGCGGTCGACGACGGCATCGCCATGGGCCACGACGGCATGCTCTATTCCCTGCCCTCGCGGGAGCTGATCGCGGACTCGGTCGAGTACATGGTCAATGCCCATTGCGCCGACGCCATGGTCTGCATCTCCAATTGCGATAAGATCACGCCCGGCATGCTGATGGCGGCGATGCGCCTCAACATCCCTGTCGTCTTCGTGTCCGGTGGTCCGATGGAAGCGGGCAAGGTCGTGCTCAACGGCGTGACCAAGAAGCTCGACCTGGTGGACGCCATGGTCGCCGCCGCCGACGACAAGATCGCGGACGAGGACATCAAGGTCATCGAGCGCTCCGCCTGCCCCACCTGCGGCTCGTGCTCCGGCATGTTCACCGCTAATTCCATGAACTGCCTCACCGAGGCGCTCGGCCTGTCGCTCCCCGGCAACGGCTCGACGCTCGCCACCCATGCCGACCGCCGCCGCCTCTTCGTGGAAGCCGGCCACCTGATCGTCGATCTCGCCCGCCGCTATTACGAGCAGGACGATGCGAACGCGTTGCCGCGCTCCATCGCCTCCTTCGCGGCCTTCGAGAACGCCATGACCCTCGACATCGCCATGGGCGGTTCGAGCAATACGGTGCTGCACCTGCTCGCCGCCGCCCATGAGGCGGAGGTGCCCTTCACCATGGAGGACATCGACCGCCTGTCGCGCCGCGTGCCGGTGCTCTGCAAGGTCGCGCCCGCCGTTGCCAACGTGCACATGGAAGACGTGCACCGCGCCGGCGGCATCATGGGCATCCTGGGCGAGCTCGACCGCGCTGGCCTTCTCGACACCTCGGTGCCGACCGTCCATGCCGAGACCATGAAGACGGCGCTCGACCGCTGGGACGTGCGGCGGACCAACTCCCACGCGGTGCACGATTTCTTCCGCGCCGCTCCCGGGGGTGTGCCGACGCAAGTCGCCTTCAGCCAGGCGAGCCGCTACGACAGCGTCGACACCGACCGCGCCGCGGGCACCATCCGCGATGCGGAGCATGCCTTCTCGAAGGATGGCGGCCTCGCCGTGCTGTCCGGCAACCTCGCGCTCGACGGCTGCATCGTGAAGACGGCCGGCGTCGACGAGAGCATCCTGGTGTTCTCCGGCCCGGCCGTCGTCTTCGAGAGCCAGGACGACGCCGTCAGCGGCATCCTCAACGGCAAGGTCAAGGCGGGTGATGTGGTCGTCATCCGCTACGAGGGCCCGCGCGGCGGCCCCGGCATGCAGGAGATGCTCTATCCGACGAGCTACCTGAAGTCGAAGGGCCTCGGCAAGGCCTGCGCCCTCATCACCGACGGGCGCTTTTCGGGAGGCACCTCGGGCCTCTCCATCGGCCACGCCTCGCCGGAAGCGGCCGAGGGCGGCACCATCGGCCTCGTGCAGGACGGCGACCGGATCGAGATCGACATTCCGAACCGCAGCATTCACCTCGCGGTAGCCGATGCCGAACTCGAGCGCCGCCGCACCGAGCAGCAGGCCAAGGGCTGGCAGCCGGCCGCACCCCGCAAGCGCAAGGTCTCCGCAGCATTGAAAGCCTATGCTATGCTGGCCACCAGCGCCGCCAAGGGCGCCGTTCGCCAGATCTGA
- a CDS encoding YqaA family protein → MPHLAEYAGLFAAAFLSATIFPFQSEAVLFAMLVAEHYPWWLLILVASGGNILGSIVNWFLGRFFAHFEGRRWFPVKREQMARAEAWYHRYGRWTLLLSWLPVIGDPLTIVAGVLREPLRVFVPLVALAKTGRYLAVGALSLGWI, encoded by the coding sequence ATGCCGCATCTTGCCGAATATGCCGGCCTCTTCGCCGCAGCCTTCCTCTCGGCCACGATCTTTCCCTTCCAGTCGGAAGCCGTGCTCTTCGCCATGCTGGTGGCGGAGCATTATCCCTGGTGGCTGCTCATTCTGGTGGCGAGCGGCGGCAATATCCTCGGCTCGATCGTCAACTGGTTCCTCGGCCGCTTCTTCGCCCATTTCGAGGGCCGCCGCTGGTTCCCGGTCAAGCGGGAGCAGATGGCGCGGGCCGAGGCCTGGTATCATCGCTACGGGCGCTGGACCCTGCTGTTGAGCTGGTTGCCGGTCATCGGCGATCCGCTGACCATCGTCGCAGGCGTGCTGCGGGAGCCCCTGCGGGTGTTCGTTCCGCTGGTCGCGCTCGCCAAGACCGGGCGCTATCTCGCGGTCGGGGCCCTGAGCCTAGGGTGGATTTAG
- a CDS encoding aminoacyl-tRNA deacylase: MTIAPTLQRYMADKGIPYDLIPHERAMTSLGNAQAGHIPRDRLAKGVMLSDGQHYMLAVMPASHHLRLSDLKTELGQELRLASEDEIVGVFRDCDRGAIPPIGSCYGLEVIIENSMDGQQDVYFEGGDHATLVHIRGDDFARLNPKAQHGSFSERMT; this comes from the coding sequence ATGACCATTGCGCCGACCCTGCAACGCTACATGGCCGACAAAGGCATTCCCTACGATCTGATCCCGCACGAGCGCGCGATGACGTCGCTCGGCAATGCCCAGGCCGGGCACATTCCGCGTGACCGCCTGGCGAAGGGCGTCATGCTCAGCGACGGCCAGCATTACATGCTCGCCGTAATGCCGGCCTCGCATCACCTGCGCCTGTCCGATCTCAAGACGGAGCTGGGCCAGGAGCTGCGTCTCGCCTCGGAGGACGAGATCGTGGGCGTGTTCCGCGATTGCGATCGCGGCGCCATTCCGCCCATTGGCTCCTGCTACGGCCTCGAAGTCATCATCGAGAACAGCATGGACGGGCAGCAGGACGTCTATTTCGAAGGCGGGGACCATGCCACGCTGGTCCACATCAGGGGAGACGACTTCGCGCGGCTCAATCCCAAGGCGCAGCACGGCTCGTTCAGCGAACGCATGACGTGA